TTACTCCCGCCCTAAGCAGATCGTGGAGGTGGATCACACCCTGCATTTTTCCATCCTGTCCAACAGCGATTATTGACGTTATCTTGCAGTCTTCCATCATCTTCAACGCGGCGCCCCCCATCGCCTTTACATCGATGGTAACGGGATTTGGCGACATGACATCCTTGGCAAGTTTTCCGACCGGATTTGCCGCCCTCTCAAAGAGCCTGCGCAGATCGCCGTCCGTGATAACACCCTCAACGGCTCCGCTGTTGTTGACTACGACCGTCATCCCGAGTTTCTTGGCCGATATCTCGGTCAATACTGTGTTCAGCGATACATCCGAGTAGACAACGGGGATATGTTTCCCTGTCAACATAATATCCTCAACCTTGACCAGCATTCCTCTGCCGAGGCTTCCACCCGGATGATTACCCGCAAAATCCTCGCGCTTGAAACCTTTCTTCTCCATCAGGACAATCGCCAGCGCGTCGCCAATCGCGAGAACGGCGGTAGTGGAAGCTGTCGGCACCATGTCCCACGGGCAAGCCTCCATCTTCACTCCGACATTTATAAATACATCCGCTCTCTTTGCCAGCGTTGAATCAGCCCTGCCGCAAAGGGCAATGAATTTTATGCCGAACCGCTGGATTATAGGGAGAAGGCGCACGATCTCCTCCGATTCGCCGGAATTTGAAATGGCAATTATGACGTCCCCCCTTGCTATCATTCCGAGGTCGCCGTGTATCGCTTCGGCGGGATGCAGAAAAAAGGAGGGTGTGCCGACCGACGAAAGGGTGGAGGATATTTTCTTGCCGATAATTCCCGACTTTCCCATACCTGTCACCACTATCCTGCCGTTGGAGGTGTGCATAAGTTCGATGGCTTTCTCGAAATTTTTATCAAGACCGGCTGATACTTGGGCTATCCCCATCTCCTCGATCTTCAGCACCTCTCTCGCCTTTTTAAGTATGTCTATATCCATCTGGGTGATTCTACTTTATGAAAAAGGTTACGGCAATGGAGCCTGGAATAACCGGGAAGAAAACAACCCGGGTCGGTGATATCCGCGTTGGCGACAGCTCACGCAAAATCGTCCGGCGGTTCCTTCAGGAAATTCACAAATCTGTTTTTTTCTATCGATTTGTTAAACGCTTCTTCGGCGGATATCCAACCCTTTTGCAGAAGTTCGAGAATGGCATCGTCGAGCGACTGCATACCGAACTTCTTCCCGGTCTGTATAACCGACGGGATTTGAAACGTCTTACCTTCGCGGATCATATTGGCCACCGCGGGTGTGACTACAAGAATCTCAAGCGCCGCGCAGCGCCCTTTTTTATCTATCCTCTTGAAAAGGTTCTGCGCAACAACCCCTTTCAATGCCTCAGAGAGAGTCGTCCTTATCTGCCCCTGCTGGTTTGACGGAAAGACGTCGATTATCCTGTCAACCGTTTTACCTGCCGACTGGGTGTGCAGAGTACCGAACACAAGGTGGCCTGTCGCGGCGGCTTCAAGAGCGAGTTGGATCGTTTCCAAATCGCGCATTTCTCCAACCAGGATGATATCGGGATCTTCGCGGAGCGCGCCTCTGAGAGCTGCGGCAAACGACTCGGTATGTTTCCCGACTTCACGATGATTCACAACACAGCCTTGCGCCTTGTGCACAAACTCGATCGGATCCTCAATGGTCAGGATATGATCCTTTCTCACCCTGTTGGCATAATCGACCATCGCGGCGAGCGTCGTCGATTTACCTGAGCCGGTTGGGCCGGTCACGAGGACCATCCCCTTGCCAAGCATCGCCATTTTTGAAAGTATCGGAGGCAACCCGAGGTCTTCCGCGCTAAGTATCTTGCTTGGTATTTCGCGGAAAACGGAACCAACG
This Nitrospinota bacterium DNA region includes the following protein-coding sequences:
- a CDS encoding KpsF/GutQ family sugar-phosphate isomerase, producing the protein MDIDILKKAREVLKIEEMGIAQVSAGLDKNFEKAIELMHTSNGRIVVTGMGKSGIIGKKISSTLSSVGTPSFFLHPAEAIHGDLGMIARGDVIIAISNSGESEEIVRLLPIIQRFGIKFIALCGRADSTLAKRADVFINVGVKMEACPWDMVPTASTTAVLAIGDALAIVLMEKKGFKREDFAGNHPGGSLGRGMLVKVEDIMLTGKHIPVVYSDVSLNTVLTEISAKKLGMTVVVNNSGAVEGVITDGDLRRLFERAANPVGKLAKDVMSPNPVTIDVKAMGGAALKMMEDCKITSIIAVGQDGKMQGVIHLHDLLRAGVI
- a CDS encoding type IV pilus twitching motility protein PilT — protein: MAKIDAFFKLMNEQGASDLHLVAGSQPVLRINGEMERVKYKPLDNDELKAMLYEICPEDKIKVFEETGDLDFGYEIPNLARYRANYFMQKNGVGSVFREIPSKILSAEDLGLPPILSKMAMLGKGMVLVTGPTGSGKSTTLAAMVDYANRVRKDHILTIEDPIEFVHKAQGCVVNHREVGKHTESFAAALRGALREDPDIILVGEMRDLETIQLALEAAATGHLVFGTLHTQSAGKTVDRIIDVFPSNQQGQIRTTLSEALKGVVAQNLFKRIDKKGRCAALEILVVTPAVANMIREGKTFQIPSVIQTGKKFGMQSLDDAILELLQKGWISAEEAFNKSIEKNRFVNFLKEPPDDFA